The nucleotide window ATCGATGTCAGCTTTCATCACAGCTGTAGAAGGTATCCTCTTCTCTGTTCCTCCTCCCCTGTCTCTGTCTGACTCTGTGCAACAGGGATGAGTAGATCGTGCTGATCGCTTGTGTATccgttttttttgtttacattgtgaGATTTAGTCAGATAAATGTGCAATGATGTTGGCTACTGTGATTGGTGACATGAAGACATACAttcgacaaaaaattaaatatgcaaGGATGATAACCAGAAGAAAATTCCTGTTAGAGTGCAGAAGGACTGGAGTTGTCCCTTCCCACATCGTTAATAATGTCAAGTGTTTGAACCAAACAATAAGTCAGCAGTCACCGTACAACAGAGAAATTGGTAGAATGATTGAGTCTTTCCAACATAGAATACTCAACATGGAAATCAAAATTACATATTGGGAAATCCATCGAACAAAGAATCGCTTAAGTGATCTCCAATATCAGCTGAGAGTAACTGGAATAGAATCAATTGATGGCTTTCTCATGTATCAGGAACAAGTTTTTTGGCGCGAACTTCAACGAACAACAGAGACACACAAACACAAGTATAAAAGattgttttcaaaacaattagGGCACGTGACTAACATGCCCACGTCAGACTGGGTGGTAAACAAAACAGATGTGCCTCTACCGAATGAAGTGAAATTGTTAATGGGACTAAGTCCCAAATTCGCTTTACCGTATGAGAAATTGCCGAACCACACCATTCTACACCTACTCTCGGAAATAGAGGATATGATCAGCCTAATCCCCGAAACAAAAGCCACACATAAAAATGTAATCAGATCCAAAATCGTACAACTACTAAACTCACATTTATCGCGCCAAAAATGTGATGCACAGGATAAATATTTCCTCTATCTGgagaaaatcactaagaatttcATTCGAGATCACGAAGATGTCATGATTGTTCCCTCAGACAAAGGCAACAAAACAGTTGTGATGTCAAAGACagattacaagaaaaaaatgattgaaattgtCTCAGATGAAAATACATACACTCTGATCAGGACAGACCGAACATTATCCGCGGAAACCAGAAATAATGAGCTAGTAAAACAACTCCATGATGGTGGACACATAGATAGCATAACGAAGAAGGTTCTCACTACTCACAATTCTCGCACTCCACGAATCTATGGACTTCCCAAGATACATAAGCAAGGCACCCCCCTAAGACCCATTGTGTCTTGCATCATGGCCCCCACCTACGAGATCTCAAAATTCATCAGCAATATATTGAAACCAGTGACTAACCGAGGGGGATACAGTGTAAAGGATTCCTTTGAGTTTGTTGAGAGAGTGAGGACTATAACGGTGCCAGAGGGATATGTCATGGTGAGCTTTGATGTCATTGCGTTGTTCCCGAATATTCCACGAAATTTAGCTATccaaataattgataatatgtgGCAGACGATACAATCACACACAAGCATCGGCAAGGACCTATTTATGAAAATCCTCAGATATTGCCTTGAAACCAGCTATTTCGTGTACGAGGATCAGTATTATCATCAAATAGACGGCATGCCAATGGGGGGACCATTATCCCCAGTTATTGCAGATTTGGTGATGGATCATGCTCTTACATCAATCCTGAATACCATTCCAGAAAATGTTCTATGTCTGACAAAGTATGTGGATGATATTTTTTGCCTTATACCACACGAAAAGGTCAATGACACACTGAATGCTTTCAATGGCTTTCATCACAAGCTACAATTCACGGTAGAGACAGAGACGGATGGAGGAATCGCCTATCTTGACACCTATGTCATCAGACAGAACCAACAACTAGAAACAATGTGGTACAAGAAGCCCATAGCCTCGGATAGGATGTTGAGTTACCACTCTAAGCATCCCctgcaacaaaaaatatcaacagcCATTGGGCTAATAAAGCGGGTACAAAAACTCACAACAACTAATAGAGCAAACACCAAAAATATAATCTTTAGCAAGTTAAGAGTCAATGGCTATCCACCGGGCCTTATCAATGCACTCTGGGGAGCTCATTCAACATCGCACTTTGACAACATTCCCGAAAGTGACCAGAGAATTGATGACATCACCTACAAATCGCTAACATACGTTCCCAAACTGAGCGATTCTATACGACATATATTACAAAAAGAGATAGAGAGTCTTCGAGTCACATTCAGATGCCCGCGAAACAATTCTAGAATGCACACaaacacaaaacaaaaattaaatccatTAATGGAAAGCGGGGTAGTATATGCTATCCCGTGTGAATGTGACAAACTTTATATAGGCAAAACCATACAAAGGCTCAAAGATAGAACGAAACAACATGAAAGGAGTGTAAAGCATGCTATGAGGAACAGAGAGGAGCAGGAAGCCACAGCATTGGTCACCCATTCAAGGGAACAAAATCATAAATTCCGGTTCGAGGCTGTGGAGATACTGGATAGGTGCAACCACaacaaaaaattagaatttctcGAGTCATTGCACATTTATCTGACTAAATCtcacaatgtaaacaaaaaaacggATACACAAGCGATCAGCACGATCTACTCATCCCTGTTGCACAGAGTCAGACAGAGACAGGGGAGGAGGAACAGAGAAGAGGATACCTTCTACAGCTGTGATGAAAGCTGACATCGATCAGCTGATTCATTCTTGGTGGGAAAGCCAATGGTCGAGTTACTGGAGAAGTCTGTGGTGCAAGTGGTGGTAACGAaaaattgtgacatttttttccCGAATTTTCCGTGTAAGTGTTTTTTAAGATTGTTAttattgtttgtaaaaatatttttcaaaaattgttcaaaatttgttaaaaatgcatttgtagacctgaggaaggaggaaatctgcctccgaaacgtcgtatgagagaataaaggagaagaaagaacaaaggtcatcaccgtgtacaattttctttaaacaattttccttGACCGAAAACACACTTAAGATCTTAAGAATCTTTTAGTTTTAGCTTTCAAATCATACGTCAGAAATATTTTAGGTTAGACgcaacataacctaaatttcCATAGTAGAGTAGAACCTCTTTATCAAATAAGAAAACAAGGCCCAAAGAAACTACGAAgctaaagaaaacaaaaataattacaaaatttacatttttttaaattaaataatgaaaatcaatatttgCCTATATTTGTGCTTTTATTTTATGTTAACCTGAACTTtatgaaatacagtagactctctctcaattgggcatttggggcgaaatgtcatccggtttatcgatagatttgggcgtcaaagcctttgtaaattacACAAAAACGCTCAATTgtaaaggatcacgataaaataggaagaactacagcgaatttgagcaaatttgcttcataattaaacgtgaaaattgtctacaaaattttccgcccgattgaaaaagagccgattgagtgagagtctactgtagggcATTAACCTCCTGTCCTCTCCTCTTTTCTACGCCTCTAGTTCAGGAATTTTAGATGTCAACCTAATTCAAAACGAACTGTTTTGTGTTATTCtcatatttttcgattttgttTAGAGCTGTGTACAACCAGATAAATTGAATTAACGTGAAATAGAGTTGTTTTTATTAAACCATACCGTGCATTAGAGTGacataaaatggaaaattctttgtTCGAAATTATAATTCAATTCATATACCAATGAACACGAatcaatgaagaaaaatatattttaaagccaaacgcatttatttaaaattataaatttattttattttatgtattaaGCATTAAGCAaatctaattaaatatttaatcaattagCTAGAGCTTTCCAAATAGATCTAATTAGAGAGCGCGAtaatgcaatta belongs to Phlebotomus papatasi isolate M1 unplaced genomic scaffold, Ppap_2.1 HiC_scaffold_569, whole genome shotgun sequence and includes:
- the LOC129809288 gene encoding uncharacterized protein LOC129809288 is translated as MIVPSDKGNKTVVMSKTDYKKKMIEIVSDENTYTLIRTDRTLSAETRNNELVKQLHDGGHIDSITKKVLTTHNSRTPRIYGLPKIHKQGTPLRPIVSCIMAPTYEISKFISNILKPVTNRGGYSVKDSFEFVERVRTITVPEGYVMVSFDVIALFPNIPRNLAIQIIDNMWQTIQSHTSIGKDLFMKILRYCLETSYFVYEDQYYHQIDGMPMGGPLSPVIADLVMDHALTSILNTIPENVLCLTKYVDDIFCLIPHEKVNDTLNAFNGFHHKLQFTVETETDGGIAYLDTYVIRQNQQLETMWYKKPIASDRMLSYHSKHPLQQKISTAIGLIKRVQKLTTTNRANTKNIIFSKLRVNGYPPGLINALWGAHSTSHFDNIPESDQRIDDITYKSLTY